From a region of the Mucilaginibacter auburnensis genome:
- a CDS encoding KUP/HAK/KT family potassium transporter — MSQHKDLSKLSAAGLLISLGIIYGDIGTSPLYVFKAIVGSQRISEVLVYGGISCIFWTLTLQTTLKYVVITLRADNKGEGGIFSLFSLVRRKAKWLIVPAVVGGCALLADGIITPPITISSAIEGLQTYYPNLYTETIVIIIIAVLFIIQQFGTSLVGKAFGPIMFLWFTMMGVLGVMMIWQHPGVLKALSPHYAFELLSTNPSAFAILGAVFLCTTGAEALYSDLGHCGRKNIQASWVYVKACLVLNYLGQGVWLLQHNGEVMKLDIFNPFYQIMPGEFKIFGVCIATAAAVIASQALISGSFTLIAEAVRLNLWPKVKINYPSEQKGQLYVPSINWILCAGCIGVVLLFKESSKMEAAYGLSITVAMLMTTILVSKFLARKKVPNYIVGLFLTLYLIIEGTFLLGNLGKFTEGGWFTLSIGFVLFSVMWTWHNARRIRNRYVKFIEIEDYYGILKELSEDESVPKYASQLVYLTSANFNSEIESKIIYSILQKQPKRADVYWLVHVDVVDEPYTSQYEVDFLVPGKVIRIDFKLGFRVEQQINLLFRRVVEDLVKNGEVDITSTYTSLNKHKIVGDFRFVVIEKVLSRSHNLSFYEKFIMMYYGYLKNLSLSEERGFGLDLSFVTIEKVPLMLAAPDAVDVERIYPLGN; from the coding sequence GTGTCTCAACATAAAGATCTGTCAAAACTGTCAGCCGCCGGGCTCCTGATCAGTTTGGGAATAATTTACGGTGATATTGGTACGTCGCCGCTCTATGTATTCAAAGCCATTGTAGGTTCGCAACGTATATCGGAGGTATTGGTATACGGCGGAATATCATGTATTTTCTGGACGCTAACGCTACAAACCACTTTAAAATATGTGGTTATAACGTTGCGCGCAGATAACAAGGGCGAAGGTGGTATTTTCTCACTTTTCTCATTAGTAAGGCGTAAAGCCAAATGGCTTATTGTACCCGCTGTAGTAGGTGGTTGTGCTTTACTGGCCGACGGTATAATTACGCCTCCCATCACTATTTCGTCGGCAATAGAGGGTTTACAAACCTATTATCCAAATCTTTACACCGAGACGATAGTTATAATTATTATAGCAGTTTTGTTTATCATACAGCAATTCGGTACGTCGCTGGTAGGTAAGGCTTTCGGACCTATCATGTTCCTCTGGTTCACCATGATGGGGGTACTTGGCGTGATGATGATCTGGCAGCATCCCGGTGTCTTAAAGGCGCTAAGTCCGCATTATGCGTTTGAGCTTTTAAGTACTAATCCGAGCGCCTTTGCTATTTTGGGTGCGGTTTTTCTTTGTACAACCGGGGCAGAGGCCTTATATTCAGACCTCGGCCATTGCGGCAGAAAGAACATTCAGGCCAGCTGGGTTTACGTTAAGGCTTGCCTTGTTTTAAACTATTTGGGCCAAGGTGTTTGGTTACTGCAACATAACGGCGAGGTGATGAAGCTGGATATCTTTAATCCGTTTTACCAGATAATGCCGGGCGAGTTTAAAATATTTGGTGTTTGCATTGCAACCGCCGCTGCGGTAATTGCCAGTCAGGCGTTAATATCAGGTTCATTTACACTGATAGCGGAAGCTGTGAGATTGAACCTGTGGCCAAAAGTGAAGATCAATTACCCAAGCGAACAGAAAGGTCAATTGTATGTGCCGAGCATTAACTGGATTTTGTGCGCCGGTTGCATTGGTGTGGTGCTGTTGTTTAAGGAATCGTCAAAGATGGAGGCCGCTTACGGTTTAAGTATTACTGTAGCCATGTTAATGACCACCATATTGGTATCTAAGTTTCTGGCACGTAAAAAAGTTCCAAATTACATTGTGGGACTGTTTTTAACCTTGTACCTAATTATTGAAGGCACCTTCTTGTTAGGCAACCTGGGTAAATTTACCGAGGGTGGTTGGTTTACACTGTCAATAGGGTTTGTATTGTTCTCGGTAATGTGGACCTGGCACAATGCACGGCGCATACGCAACCGCTACGTTAAATTCATTGAGATTGAAGACTATTACGGCATTTTAAAAGAGTTAAGCGAGGACGAAAGCGTACCGAAATACGCGTCGCAATTGGTTTATCTTACCAGTGCAAATTTTAACTCTGAGATTGAATCAAAAATTATTTATTCCATATTACAGAAGCAGCCCAAGCGCGCCGATGTTTACTGGCTGGTACACGTTGATGTGGTTGATGAACCTTACACAAGTCAGTACGAGGTTGACTTTTTGGTGCCAGGTAAGGTGATCAGGATAGATTTTAAACTGGGTTTCAGGGTTGAGCAACAGATCAATTTACTGTTCCGTCGTGTGGTGGAAGATCTGGTGAAGAATGGTGAGGTGGATATTACAAGTACTTACACATCGCTCAACAAACACAAAATAGTAGGCGACTTCCGTTTTGTGGTGATAGAGAAGGTATTGTCGCGCTCCCATAACCTGTCGTTTTACGAGAAGTTCATCATGATGTATTATGGCTACCTGAAAAACCTGAGCTTATCTGAAGAGCGTGGCTTTGGTTTAGATCTCAGCTTCGTTACCATAGAAAAAGTACCGTTAATGCTGGCCGCGCCTGATGCGGTAGACGTAGAGCGAATTTATCCTCTCGGCAATTAA
- a CDS encoding cytidine deaminase, protein MTEHEIKVSFKEYNTITELDPADEKLCEQAVIAMKNSHSPYSKFRVGAALRLKSGKIILGSNQENAAYPSGLCAERVALFHWGANHPDDPIEAMAVTAFTEEFPILKPVTSCGSCLQVLAEYERKQGTPVKTILYCLDGPTWVINGIETFLPFLFFEERLNG, encoded by the coding sequence ATGACAGAACACGAAATAAAAGTATCATTCAAAGAATACAACACCATAACAGAACTTGACCCGGCCGACGAAAAATTGTGCGAACAGGCAGTGATCGCCATGAAAAACTCGCACTCGCCGTACTCTAAATTCAGGGTGGGCGCTGCCTTGCGGTTAAAAAGCGGCAAAATAATTTTAGGCAGCAACCAGGAGAACGCCGCTTACCCATCCGGCCTGTGTGCCGAACGGGTTGCGCTTTTTCATTGGGGTGCCAATCACCCGGATGATCCCATTGAAGCCATGGCTGTAACCGCCTTTACAGAAGAGTTTCCCATTTTGAAACCAGTCACCTCCTGCGGCAGCTGCCTGCAGGTTCTGGCTGAGTACGAAAGAAAACAAGGCACACCCGTAAAAACCATATTGTACTGCCTTGACGGACCAACGTGGGTGATCAACGGCATTGAAACGTTTTTACCTTTCCTGTTTTTTGAGGAACGCCTCAATGGTTAA
- a CDS encoding Ldh family oxidoreductase, translating to MVITEVSLRKFTTDVFLAMGCNAAHAQLAADVLLKADLRGIDSHGVARLTGYVRLWEKKRINAQPNIQVVHQTATTATVDGDAGLGLVTAPFAMQLAIEKAKQFGSGWVAVRNSNHFGIAGYHALMAVEQDMIGFAVTNASPLVVPTFSNERMLGTNPICYGFPAGQYPPVVIDMATSAAANGKLEIAQRAGNAVPEGWIQDKDGGYTTDPFALKSGGALLPLGSDRDHGSHKGFGLASVVDILSGVLSGANYGPWVPPFVAFLEPSANPVGEGIGHFVGAMRIDGFRPADDFKSHMDNWITRFKSASRIDEQQGVVIPGEPEYEAEIDRRQNGIPLVDAVVADLNEVAGKLNVSPLTT from the coding sequence ATGGTTATTACCGAAGTTTCGTTACGTAAATTTACAACTGATGTTTTTCTGGCTATGGGCTGCAACGCGGCCCATGCACAACTTGCTGCCGATGTACTGCTTAAAGCAGACCTCCGTGGTATTGATTCGCATGGGGTGGCACGGCTTACAGGCTATGTGCGACTATGGGAGAAGAAACGCATTAACGCCCAACCCAATATACAGGTAGTACATCAAACTGCTACCACCGCCACTGTTGACGGCGATGCAGGCTTAGGGTTGGTTACTGCCCCTTTTGCTATGCAGCTGGCTATTGAGAAAGCTAAGCAGTTTGGCTCGGGGTGGGTAGCTGTTCGCAACTCCAACCATTTTGGTATTGCCGGTTATCACGCTTTGATGGCCGTTGAACAGGATATGATAGGCTTCGCCGTAACCAATGCAAGTCCGCTGGTGGTGCCTACTTTCTCTAATGAGCGCATGTTAGGTACCAATCCTATCTGTTACGGTTTCCCGGCAGGGCAATACCCGCCTGTGGTTATTGATATGGCGACCTCGGCAGCAGCTAACGGAAAACTGGAGATAGCCCAACGCGCCGGCAACGCCGTGCCCGAAGGCTGGATACAGGACAAAGACGGCGGTTATACCACCGACCCATTCGCCTTAAAAAGTGGAGGCGCACTATTGCCCCTGGGCAGCGACCGCGACCATGGCAGCCACAAAGGTTTCGGACTTGCTTCGGTGGTTGATATTTTGTCGGGGGTGCTGTCCGGGGCTAATTACGGGCCTTGGGTACCACCTTTTGTGGCTTTTCTGGAGCCGTCTGCTAATCCGGTGGGTGAGGGGATAGGACATTTTGTGGGTGCCATGCGCATTGACGGCTTCCGTCCGGCTGATGATTTTAAGAGCCATATGGATAACTGGATAACCCGTTTCAAATCGGCCTCGCGCATTGATGAGCAGCAAGGGGTTGTTATACCCGGAGAGCCTGAGTATGAGGCTGAAATTGATCGTCGCCAAAACGGTATACCGTTAGTTGATGCTGTTGTAGCCGACCTGAACGAGGTTGCCGGGAAGTTGAATGTAAGCCCGTTAACCACCTGA
- a CDS encoding DUF4199 family protein — protein MANFSLSKTTYINGLIMGIGFCLYTTLMWLTGLDSTYLYIGQYFDMLIVLLPVVMIVRAIKQEQVGGHITFLKRVVVALVVAAISFVIYEPFLYVYHHHINPEWYNAVLTLKETELKAANTPAPEIARTLQQMRTSGVAQADLFRLSAIIPSVIILPLLITLLSYAFVRNSKVTLHQ, from the coding sequence ATGGCCAACTTTTCCTTATCAAAAACAACTTACATCAACGGTTTAATTATGGGCATAGGCTTTTGCCTTTATACCACACTCATGTGGTTGACCGGGCTTGACAGTACTTACCTTTATATTGGTCAGTACTTTGATATGCTCATTGTATTACTCCCTGTTGTAATGATCGTACGCGCAATAAAGCAGGAACAGGTTGGGGGACATATCACTTTTTTAAAAAGGGTGGTTGTTGCTTTAGTTGTAGCAGCTATATCGTTCGTTATATATGAACCATTTTTGTACGTTTATCACCACCATATCAACCCCGAGTGGTATAATGCGGTTTTAACTTTAAAAGAAACCGAACTAAAGGCTGCTAACACCCCCGCACCCGAGATTGCCCGCACATTGCAACAAATGCGTACCTCCGGTGTGGCACAAGCGGATCTGTTCAGGTTGTCAGCAATTATACCATCAGTAATTATACTTCCGTTGCTAATTACCCTGCTCTCTTACGCTTTTGTTCGAAACAGTAAAGTAACATTACATCAATAA
- the lepB gene encoding signal peptidase I, whose translation MNWKFWNRNKTQSADTKKKKKSATREWTDAIIFAVVAATIIRTFFIEAYTIPTPSMERSLLVGDFLFVSKLNYGPRTPITPIAFPFAHHTMPIINTKAYWDGWQLGYHRLPGLSEVKRQDVVVFNYPMEADSPYLRPVDKRENYIKRCIGIAGDTVKLIDAQVYINGKAVEDKPGQQIDYEVTTSGQDINPEVLRDLHVSNYEGSPFYTMTKEAANTIKGYSNVTSIKPRIQPANGGDMSVFPVFPTGLVTPGDHKYTWNVDNFGPVIIPKKGWTVKLDSLTLPLYRRAITVYEGNTLKQVGNDILINGQKTDSYTFKMNYYWMMGDNRHDSLDSRFWGFVPEDHIVGKALFIWMSWDSDASFFSKIRWNRIFKGIN comes from the coding sequence ATGAACTGGAAATTCTGGAACAGAAACAAAACCCAATCTGCTGATACAAAAAAGAAAAAGAAAAGCGCTACCCGTGAGTGGACCGACGCTATCATTTTTGCAGTAGTTGCCGCAACTATTATACGTACCTTTTTTATTGAGGCTTATACCATACCTACACCCTCCATGGAACGCTCCTTATTAGTGGGCGATTTTTTGTTTGTAAGTAAGCTTAATTACGGTCCGCGTACGCCAATTACGCCTATCGCGTTTCCATTTGCGCACCATACCATGCCCATTATCAACACCAAAGCTTATTGGGATGGATGGCAGCTGGGTTATCACCGTTTACCCGGCTTAAGCGAAGTTAAGCGCCAGGATGTAGTGGTTTTTAATTACCCAATGGAGGCCGATTCGCCCTACCTTCGTCCGGTTGATAAACGTGAGAACTACATTAAACGTTGTATAGGTATTGCAGGCGATACGGTTAAATTGATAGATGCCCAGGTTTATATTAACGGCAAAGCTGTTGAAGATAAGCCGGGACAACAAATAGATTACGAAGTAACCACCAGCGGTCAGGATATTAACCCTGAAGTACTGCGCGATCTGCATGTAAGCAACTACGAGGGCAGCCCTTTCTATACCATGACCAAGGAAGCGGCCAATACCATTAAAGGTTATTCAAATGTAACATCCATCAAACCGCGTATACAGCCTGCTAACGGTGGTGATATGAGTGTTTTCCCGGTATTCCCAACCGGCCTTGTTACACCCGGCGACCATAAATATACCTGGAACGTTGACAACTTTGGCCCTGTTATCATCCCTAAAAAAGGATGGACCGTTAAACTGGATAGCTTAACGCTGCCGCTATATCGCCGTGCAATTACTGTTTACGAAGGCAATACTTTAAAACAGGTTGGCAACGACATTTTGATAAACGGACAAAAAACCGACAGCTATACCTTCAAAATGAACTATTACTGGATGATGGGCGATAACCGTCATGATTCGCTCGACTCGCGTTTCTGGGGTTTTGTACCAGAGGACCATATAGTTGGTAAAGCATTGTTCATTTGGATGAGCTGGGATAGCGATGCATCATTCTTTAGCAAAATACGCTGGAACAGGATATTTAAGGGGATAAATTAA
- the dapB gene encoding 4-hydroxy-tetrahydrodipicolinate reductase, protein MKIALLGYGKMGKIIEKIAIDRKHEIVLKIDQDNLSELTKENLQRADVAIEFSTPHTALSNINNCLDAGVPIVVGTTGWLNDIPVIKQRCEDEGLAFIYGTNFSVGVNIFFHVNKMLAKIMNGYNYYDVQVEEIHHTQKLDSPSGTAITIAEGIINNLDAKQEWVNVLTAEGLEATDNVKADELLIESYRIDSVPGTHTVIYDSEVDSIEFKHTAHNRNGFALGAVMAAEWIQNRKGFYSVEDMFDFTLNNK, encoded by the coding sequence ATGAAGATTGCATTATTAGGCTACGGCAAAATGGGTAAAATAATTGAAAAAATTGCCATTGACCGTAAGCACGAAATTGTTTTAAAAATAGATCAGGATAACTTAAGCGAGCTAACTAAAGAGAATCTGCAAAGGGCTGATGTAGCCATTGAGTTCAGCACACCTCATACCGCGCTTTCAAATATAAACAACTGCCTTGACGCGGGCGTACCTATTGTGGTAGGCACAACCGGCTGGTTGAATGATATACCGGTTATTAAGCAACGTTGCGAAGATGAAGGCCTGGCTTTTATTTACGGCACCAACTTTAGCGTAGGGGTAAACATTTTCTTCCATGTAAATAAAATGCTGGCCAAAATTATGAACGGCTACAATTACTACGACGTACAGGTTGAAGAGATCCATCACACGCAAAAGCTTGATTCGCCAAGCGGCACGGCCATTACCATTGCAGAAGGTATAATCAACAACCTTGATGCCAAGCAAGAGTGGGTGAATGTTTTAACTGCCGAAGGACTGGAAGCTACCGATAATGTAAAAGCTGATGAACTGTTGATAGAATCATACCGCATTGACAGCGTTCCCGGAACGCATACCGTAATTTATGATTCGGAAGTTGATTCTATAGAATTTAAGCATACAGCACATAACCGCAACGGCTTTGCCTTAGGCGCGGTAATGGCTGCCGAGTGGATACAAAACCGTAAAGGTTTTTACTCGGTAGAAGATATGTTTGATTTTACCCTAAATAATAAATAA
- a CDS encoding DUF5683 domain-containing protein has translation MLKQFVFFLVFIGLSSAGMAQRPDFSPPKTKADSVKMRRDSLRSKAFAPSVVDEKIYHPDSTHSPRKAVMHSLMIPGWGQVYNKKWWKVPIVYGGLGLIGWMYAFNQSYYTENLTIARYRREGKVPKAGDPYYETYQKYATYGFSDQAINDAVRGYRRYRDLSVLLFAGMWGLQIIDAYIDAKFIHSYTMDNNLSFKISPQLLTVPMYAYDVQSAYSPGLKVTFTFR, from the coding sequence ATGCTCAAACAATTTGTATTTTTTTTAGTATTTATTGGCCTTTCAAGTGCAGGAATGGCGCAAAGGCCTGATTTTAGCCCGCCTAAAACCAAGGCCGACAGCGTAAAAATGCGCCGCGACTCGCTACGTTCAAAAGCGTTTGCGCCAAGCGTGGTTGACGAAAAAATTTACCATCCTGATAGCACACACAGTCCGCGTAAAGCAGTGATGCACTCGCTTATGATACCCGGCTGGGGGCAAGTGTATAATAAAAAATGGTGGAAAGTGCCTATTGTTTACGGCGGCCTGGGATTGATTGGCTGGATGTATGCTTTTAATCAAAGTTATTATACTGAGAATTTAACCATAGCGCGGTACCGACGTGAAGGGAAGGTACCAAAAGCAGGCGACCCATATTACGAAACCTATCAAAAATATGCCACGTATGGTTTTTCAGACCAGGCTATAAATGATGCGGTAAGAGGTTACAGGCGTTACAGGGATTTGAGCGTGTTGCTTTTTGCCGGCATGTGGGGCCTGCAAATTATTGACGCTTATATTGATGCCAAGTTTATCCACTCCTACACAATGGATAATAACCTGTCATTTAAAATCAGTCCGCAGTTATTGACGGTGCCAATGTATGCTTATGATGTACAAAGCGCTTATTCTCCCGGTTTAAAAGTTACCTTTACATTCAGATAA
- a CDS encoding ParB/RepB/Spo0J family partition protein, whose translation MSAEKRRALGKGLSALLNDSDDVLPYKRNNDTNTVAPAASTNGTGNSAGSVNEIRIDEIEVNPFQPRTDFDEIALGELADSIKLQGLIQPITLRKVSAHNYQLISGERRLRASKIAGLTTIPAYVRTANDQQMLEMALIENIQRENLNAIEVALSFQRMLDELNLKQEELGDRVSKNRSTVNNYLRLLKLPPAIQVAIRDGALSMGHARALITIDDPAQQLYIFKQIIQQGLSVRKVEEIVRELQRTKPRKEGKQPEPISFQVQKIQDDLASKFSSKVRLKVNAQGNGTIEIPFLSEEDLNRILEMLDW comes from the coding sequence ATGAGTGCTGAGAAAAGAAGAGCTTTAGGAAAAGGGTTAAGCGCACTGCTTAATGACAGCGACGATGTACTACCCTACAAAAGAAATAATGATACCAATACTGTTGCGCCTGCTGCCTCAACAAACGGTACCGGCAACAGCGCCGGCTCGGTAAACGAGATCAGGATTGATGAAATTGAGGTTAACCCTTTTCAGCCGCGTACAGATTTTGACGAAATAGCCTTAGGCGAACTGGCAGACTCCATTAAACTGCAGGGCCTTATACAACCTATTACACTTAGAAAAGTAAGTGCGCACAACTACCAGTTGATTTCGGGCGAGCGCAGGTTACGTGCTTCAAAAATTGCAGGCTTAACAACAATACCGGCTTATGTACGCACCGCTAATGACCAGCAGATGCTGGAGATGGCGCTTATTGAGAACATTCAGCGCGAAAACCTGAATGCTATTGAGGTAGCACTGAGTTTTCAGCGCATGCTGGATGAGTTAAACCTTAAACAGGAAGAACTTGGCGATCGCGTCAGCAAAAACAGGTCAACCGTTAATAACTACCTGCGTTTACTGAAGCTGCCTCCTGCTATACAGGTTGCCATAAGAGACGGAGCATTAAGCATGGGCCACGCGCGTGCATTAATTACCATTGATGACCCGGCACAGCAACTGTATATTTTTAAACAGATCATTCAGCAAGGTTTGTCTGTACGTAAGGTAGAGGAGATAGTTAGAGAACTGCAACGTACCAAACCAAGAAAAGAAGGCAAACAACCTGAACCAATATCTTTCCAGGTGCAAAAAATACAGGATGACCTTGCATCCAAATTCAGTTCAAAGGTAAGGTTAAAAGTTAATGCTCAGGGCAATGGAACAATTGAAATTCCGTTTCTTTCTGAAGAAGACCTTAACCGCATTTTAGAAATGCTTGACTGGTAA
- a CDS encoding ParA family protein, giving the protein MSKIIALANQKGGVGKTTSSINLAASLAVLEYKTLLVDADPQANSTSGIGFDPRNVKNSIYECIINQVDPHEAIIKTETPNLDLLPAHIDLVGAEIEMINMDNREYQMREVFAKVKDEYDFIIIDCSPSLGLITVNALTAADSVIIPVQCEYFALEGLGKLLNTVKIVQNRLNTNLKIEGILLTMYDVRLRLSNQVVEEVRTHFEDMVFETIIQRNTRLSEAPSFGLSVIMHDANSKGAINYLNLAREILRKNGLIGEPVQQNTTETAR; this is encoded by the coding sequence ATGAGTAAAATAATTGCTTTAGCCAACCAGAAGGGCGGTGTGGGTAAAACTACATCATCAATTAACCTGGCGGCAAGCCTTGCTGTATTAGAGTATAAAACCTTACTGGTTGATGCCGACCCCCAAGCTAACTCAACATCGGGTATAGGGTTTGACCCCCGCAATGTTAAAAACAGCATTTACGAATGTATAATTAACCAGGTTGATCCGCATGAGGCTATTATTAAAACCGAAACGCCTAATCTTGACCTGCTGCCTGCTCACATAGACCTTGTTGGTGCAGAAATTGAGATGATCAACATGGATAACCGCGAGTATCAGATGCGCGAGGTTTTTGCAAAGGTTAAAGATGAATATGATTTTATTATTATTGATTGTTCGCCATCATTAGGTTTGATCACCGTTAACGCCTTAACCGCTGCCGATTCTGTTATTATACCTGTACAGTGCGAGTACTTTGCGTTAGAGGGTTTGGGCAAATTGTTAAACACGGTTAAAATTGTTCAAAACCGTCTTAATACCAATTTAAAAATTGAAGGCATTTTATTAACCATGTATGATGTTAGGCTGCGCCTTTCAAACCAGGTGGTTGAAGAGGTACGCACCCACTTTGAAGACATGGTGTTTGAAACCATTATACAGCGTAATACCCGGTTAAGCGAGGCGCCAAGCTTTGGTTTATCAGTAATTATGCATGATGCCAACTCAAAGGGCGCCATAAATTACTTGAACCTTGCGCGTGAAATACTGCGTAAAAACGGATTAATAGGAGAACCTGTTCAACAAAATACAACCGAAACCGCCCGATAG
- a CDS encoding NADPH-dependent FMN reductase gives MITIISSTNRPGSSTQKLAVYYQKKLREKGVEADILSMAQLPGNLIETSLYGKPNEAFANIQERVSATQKFIFIIPEYNGSFPGILKFFIDMCAFPQSFYDKKAALVGHSSGKYGNIRGIDHFTGVCHYMHLHVMPLKLHIPNIRTEFDQNGDLFKEDTVKFTNEQIHKFVQF, from the coding sequence ATGATCACCATTATATCTTCTACCAATCGCCCGGGCAGTTCAACACAAAAGCTGGCTGTTTACTACCAAAAAAAACTTCGCGAAAAAGGTGTTGAAGCTGATATACTTTCAATGGCACAGTTACCGGGTAATTTGATCGAAACCAGTTTGTATGGTAAGCCAAATGAGGCTTTCGCTAATATACAGGAACGCGTTTCGGCTACGCAAAAGTTTATATTCATTATACCTGAATACAACGGCAGTTTCCCGGGCATTTTGAAGTTTTTTATAGATATGTGCGCTTTCCCGCAAAGCTTTTATGATAAAAAGGCAGCATTGGTGGGCCACTCATCGGGCAAGTACGGCAATATACGCGGCATAGACCACTTCACCGGGGTTTGCCACTACATGCACCTGCATGTAATGCCGTTGAAACTGCATATACCCAATATCAGAACTGAGTTTGATCAAAACGGCGATCTGTTTAAGGAAGATACCGTGAAATTTACCAACGAGCAGATACACAAGTTTGTGCAGTTTTAA